In the Mycobacteriales bacterium genome, CTACATGACTTCGATGACAGTGCGCCTCATCGGCGGACCGACCGCCCTGATCGAGATAGGCGGGCTACGCCTGCTCACCGACCCGACCTTCGACCCGCCCGGCGACCATCCGGTCGGCAGCCGGACGCTCGTCAAGACCCGCGGGCCGGTAGTGCCACTCGACGAGATCGGCCCGATCGACGCTGTCCTGCTCTCGCACGACCAGCATCCGGACAACCTCGACGACGGCGGCCGCACGCTGCTCGGCCGGGTCCCGCTGGTGCTCAGCACCACCGACGCGGAAAAGCGGCTCGGCGGGCGCACCACCGCGTTGCCGGCCTGGCAGGATTTTTCGCTCGCCCGGCCCGGCGGTCGGATGCTGTGGGTGACCGGCGTACCGGCGCAGCACGGGCCCGACGGTACGACGGACGTGACCGGAGAGGTCAC is a window encoding:
- a CDS encoding MBL fold metallo-hydrolase encodes the protein MTSMTVRLIGGPTALIEIGGLRLLTDPTFDPPGDHPVGSRTLVKTRGPVVPLDEIGPIDAVLLSHDQHPDNLDDGGRTLLGRVPLVLSTTDAEKRLGGRTTALPAWQDFSLARPGGRMLWVTGVPAQHGPDGTTDVTGEVTGFVLRADDLPTVYVSGDNASLDLVGTIADRVGTIDVALLFAGAARSPLLDANLTLDSDQAARAAQRLDAGVVIPVHTEGWQHFTQGPDTIADAFARRGEQERLVLLGPGESTTL